A genomic segment from [Flavobacterium] thermophilum encodes:
- a CDS encoding Putative ammonia monooxygenase, with the protein MGRQLPVMLRTAFIALAPGGMDQMGILAREAHADLAVVTSYQMFRIFFILLVVPPVLKKWFAARWFRSIERWVMPSASIQKKGL; encoded by the coding sequence ATGGGCCGGCAATTGCCGGTGATGTTGCGGACAGCGTTCATCGCTTTGGCGCCGGGGGGTATGGATCAAATGGGGATTTTGGCGCGGGAAGCGCATGCCGATCTTGCTGTTGTGACAAGTTATCAAATGTTCCGCATTTTTTTCATTTTGCTTGTCGTTCCGCCGGTGCTGAAAAAATGGTTTGCCGCCCGCTGGTTTCGATCGATTGAACGATGGGTCATGCCGTCTGCGTCAATCCAAAAGAAAGGGCTGTGA
- the hyi gene encoding Hydroxypyruvate isomerase, which yields MVGRIKERNGEERGLMMKFAVNVSTIFTEAPFLARFAKAKQHGFSHVECQFPYAAAPEAVAAELEEYGLSLVTINLPAGDWEKGERGLAILPGRHDDFRRALEEGVRYALALGAPRLHCMAGVVPADLPRERAKEIYMRRLDEAAAALGVHGLTLTIEPINPFDMPGYFLTDIDEAVAIIRALGRANVKVQYDIYHMARLGRDVTATFAAYEPLIDHVQFADAPGRHEPGTGALPYREIFAFLQEQGYNGAIGLEYIPSGKSSESFAWYEEYRGMKGGGGR from the coding sequence ATGGTGGGGCGAATAAAAGAAAGAAATGGAGAAGAAAGGGGCCTCATGATGAAGTTTGCCGTCAATGTTTCGACGATTTTCACGGAAGCGCCGTTTCTTGCCCGGTTTGCCAAGGCGAAGCAGCACGGGTTTTCGCACGTTGAGTGCCAGTTTCCGTACGCTGCGGCGCCTGAGGCGGTTGCCGCTGAACTGGAGGAATACGGGCTGTCGCTCGTTACGATCAACTTGCCGGCCGGCGATTGGGAAAAGGGGGAGCGCGGACTGGCGATTCTTCCCGGCCGTCATGACGATTTCCGCCGTGCGCTTGAGGAAGGGGTGCGCTATGCGCTCGCGCTTGGCGCGCCGCGTCTTCATTGCATGGCTGGAGTGGTTCCGGCCGATTTGCCGCGGGAACGGGCGAAAGAAATATACATGCGCCGCTTGGATGAGGCGGCCGCTGCGCTCGGCGTCCACGGTTTGACGCTGACGATTGAACCGATCAATCCGTTCGATATGCCGGGCTACTTTTTAACGGATATTGATGAAGCCGTGGCCATCATTCGTGCTCTTGGCAGGGCAAATGTGAAAGTGCAATACGACATCTACCATATGGCGCGGCTTGGGCGCGATGTGACAGCGACGTTTGCGGCCTATGAACCATTGATTGACCATGTGCAATTTGCCGATGCCCCCGGGCGGCATGAGCCGGGGACGGGAGCGCTTCCGTATCGCGAGATTTTCGCATTTTTGCAAGAGCAAGGCTACAATGGAGCGATTGGACTTGAGTACATTCCATCAGGGAAAAGCAGCGAAAGTTTTGCCTGGTATGAGGAATACCGCGGAATGAAAGGGGGAGGCGGACGATGA
- the Hgd gene encoding 2-(hydroxymethyl)glutarate dehydrogenase produces the protein MMRVGFIGLGVMGSRMAKRLLEAGFNVTVYNRTPEKAAPLVERGARPAVTAAELAGEADIICTCLSMPDDVIEVYTGEGGVLSVARPGTICLDFTTVGPKTSRFVARRADKRGVAYLDAPVSGGPEGAEQGALTIMVGGAKEAWEQVRPLLQALGKTVEYLGESGAGSAAKVINQYLVAVHSVAAAEAMVAGVAYGLDAGKLYRLLKESYGDSRMLRRHMEQFVLPRQFTPGGAVKYVHKDVRLANELMDEIGLGRRLGMQAEEAFAEAVAAGLADLDMSAVIQPLEQRVKVTVEETE, from the coding sequence ATGATGCGCGTCGGCTTTATCGGATTGGGCGTGATGGGATCGCGCATGGCGAAGCGGCTGCTTGAAGCGGGATTCAATGTTACGGTGTACAACCGCACGCCGGAAAAAGCGGCACCGCTGGTGGAACGCGGCGCCCGGCCGGCTGTGACAGCAGCAGAACTGGCCGGTGAAGCGGATATCATTTGCACGTGTTTATCGATGCCGGATGATGTCATCGAAGTGTATACAGGTGAAGGCGGCGTCCTCAGCGTGGCCCGGCCTGGGACGATTTGTCTTGATTTTACGACCGTCGGCCCGAAAACAAGCCGATTTGTCGCCCGGCGCGCCGACAAGCGCGGCGTCGCCTATTTGGATGCGCCAGTAAGCGGCGGTCCGGAAGGGGCGGAGCAAGGGGCGCTGACAATCATGGTCGGCGGAGCGAAAGAAGCATGGGAGCAGGTGCGCCCACTGCTTCAGGCGTTGGGAAAAACGGTCGAATATTTAGGGGAAAGCGGCGCCGGCAGCGCGGCGAAAGTGATCAATCAGTACTTGGTTGCTGTCCATTCCGTCGCCGCGGCGGAAGCGATGGTCGCTGGCGTCGCTTATGGGCTTGATGCCGGGAAGCTGTATCGGCTGTTAAAAGAAAGCTACGGAGACAGCCGGATGCTGCGCCGCCATATGGAGCAGTTCGTGCTGCCGCGTCAATTCACTCCTGGCGGGGCGGTGAAGTATGTGCACAAGGACGTGCGCCTGGCGAACGAGTTGATGGACGAGATCGGCCTTGGCCGCCGCCTCGGCATGCAGGCGGAAGAAGCGTTTGCCGAAGCGGTCGCCGCAGGCCTTGCCGATTTGGATATGTCAGCGGTCATCCAGCCGCTCGAACAGCGGGTCAAGGTGACAGTGGAAGAGACAGAATGA
- the ybhL gene encoding Inner membrane protein YbhL: protein MNHSTVYRPHSPVAKLAVSFLAALAVATAGLYAGQWVPAGMYLPLYGLELILLLVMIFARRKKAVGYPLMFAFMFVSGATLYPLIGYYISIIGAAAVFKAFALAVVSFTGVAIYAARTKEDFSFLGGFLMLGAFALLGLLIIQWFIPFSSVGQMGVAALGILIFLGFTIYDINRLARYGFTEADIPMIVVNIYLDFINLFVYILRFFASDED from the coding sequence ATGAACCATTCGACCGTTTATCGTCCGCACAGCCCGGTGGCGAAGTTGGCGGTTTCCTTTTTAGCGGCGCTGGCTGTTGCGACCGCAGGGCTGTATGCCGGGCAATGGGTGCCGGCCGGGATGTACTTGCCGCTCTATGGCTTGGAACTCATTTTGCTTTTGGTGATGATCTTCGCCCGCCGCAAAAAAGCGGTCGGCTATCCGCTCATGTTTGCGTTTATGTTTGTCTCGGGGGCGACGCTCTATCCGCTCATCGGCTATTACATTTCCATCATTGGCGCCGCGGCGGTGTTCAAAGCGTTTGCCCTAGCGGTTGTCTCGTTTACGGGTGTTGCCATTTATGCGGCGAGAACGAAAGAAGATTTTTCGTTCCTCGGCGGATTTTTGATGCTTGGCGCGTTTGCGCTCCTTGGCCTATTGATCATTCAATGGTTCATCCCGTTCTCGAGCGTCGGGCAAATGGGAGTGGCGGCGCTAGGGATTTTGATTTTCCTTGGCTTTACGATTTACGACATCAACCGCTTAGCCCGCTACGGCTTTACGGAAGCGGACATTCCGATGATTGTCGTCAATATTTACCTTGATTTCATCAACTTGTTTGTCTACATTTTGCGTTTTTTCGCCAGCGATGAAGATTGA